A window from Gammaproteobacteria bacterium encodes these proteins:
- a CDS encoding HAMP domain-containing histidine kinase: MNRKLNFSLPRPKSFLKLILLGFAFVVLPLLVALGLAAWYADQMADQSQRAVYQAAVATQSSRMLVEQVTVMERAARQYQVLGDVALFKAYREAHDKFQQTVATLLTFPLEETVRFQLTQLNSIESRILRVMENNPYNSEKSKAEIAGFEQLASGSREILNGSQTVIDREVQEMYDLAGKAQKLIFWFGLTVIPAVVLIVLGFTILISRPIAQIDQAIRKLGDGELSTPIQVAGPQDLESLGERLNWLRQRLAEVEEEKVKFLRHVSHELKTPLTALREGTDLLADGLVGQLKPQQKEVVQILGSNTAQLQHLIEDLLNFSVAHLKKPDLHQDRVPLDKLMRRVIADQKLAIMSKQLRLNVRFDPVSIRGDKEKLRVVFDNLLSNAVKFSPRQGKVEIAVRKLENSVAVDIRDAGPGIHSWEKERVFEAFYQGESVAEGHIKGTGLGLSIARDYVQAHGGQIAVNEKNIKGAHVSLRLPLDVAQGAA, from the coding sequence ATGAACCGCAAGTTAAATTTTAGTCTACCCCGCCCAAAGTCGTTTCTAAAACTGATTCTGCTCGGTTTTGCCTTTGTGGTGTTACCCCTGTTGGTGGCATTGGGTCTGGCCGCCTGGTATGCGGACCAGATGGCGGATCAAAGTCAGCGGGCAGTGTATCAAGCCGCTGTTGCGACTCAAAGTAGCCGTATGTTAGTGGAGCAGGTAACGGTTATGGAACGCGCGGCCCGGCAATATCAAGTGCTGGGGGATGTGGCATTGTTTAAGGCGTATCGAGAAGCGCATGACAAATTTCAGCAGACGGTGGCCACTTTGTTAACGTTTCCCTTGGAGGAAACAGTTCGATTTCAACTGACGCAGTTAAACAGTATAGAGTCGCGAATTCTGCGGGTGATGGAAAACAATCCCTACAACAGTGAAAAGAGCAAGGCGGAAATTGCCGGGTTTGAGCAACTGGCTTCGGGATCACGGGAAATATTGAACGGCAGTCAAACCGTCATCGATAGGGAAGTGCAAGAGATGTACGATTTGGCAGGTAAAGCCCAAAAACTCATTTTCTGGTTTGGCTTAACAGTGATTCCGGCTGTGGTGCTGATTGTGCTGGGGTTTACCATTTTGATTTCTCGGCCGATTGCACAAATTGACCAGGCCATACGCAAGCTCGGCGATGGGGAACTTTCTACCCCCATCCAGGTGGCGGGACCGCAAGATTTGGAGTCTTTGGGAGAGCGTTTAAACTGGTTACGCCAACGTTTGGCAGAGGTGGAAGAAGAGAAAGTGAAGTTTTTGCGCCATGTGTCGCACGAGTTGAAAACGCCTTTAACCGCTTTGCGTGAAGGTACGGATTTATTGGCGGATGGGTTGGTGGGTCAGTTGAAACCGCAACAAAAGGAGGTGGTGCAAATTTTAGGTTCTAATACGGCACAATTGCAGCATTTAATTGAAGATCTACTGAATTTTAGCGTGGCGCATCTGAAAAAACCGGATTTACACCAGGATAGAGTGCCTTTGGACAAACTCATGCGTCGGGTGATAGCCGATCAGAAATTAGCCATAATGTCGAAGCAACTGCGGTTAAATGTACGATTTGACCCGGTTTCTATCCGCGGTGACAAAGAAAAATTGCGAGTGGTGTTTGATAACCTGCTTTCAAATGCCGTAAAATTTTCTCCTCGACAAGGAAAAGTTGAGATTGCGGTGAGAAAATTGGAAAACAGCGTGGCGGTAGACATTCGCGATGCCGGGCCGGGGATTCATTCCTGGGAAAAAGAGCGGGTTTTTGAGGCGTTCTACCAAGGTGAATCGGTTGCTGAAGGGCACATCAAGGGAACGGGATTGGGACTGTCAATTGCCAGGGACTATGTGCAAGCGCACGGTGGTCAGATCGCTGTCAATGAGAAGAATATAAAGGGAGCGCATGTATCCTTGCGATTGCCGTTGGACGTGGCTCAGGGGGCTGCATGA
- a CDS encoding ABC transporter ATP-binding protein: MEQTLEVKNLHKNFKKLNAVNGISFSIPAGSCFGLLGPNGAGKTTTIEMLEGIQQANSGEILYKGQSLGDRFRAEAGIMFQSTALPEFITVQETLDLFSSLYEKTAAIDTLIDKCALSEFLQQDTQSLSGGQRQRVLLAIALINDPEIIFLDEPTTGLDPQSRRNFWDLINQIKQDNKTILITTHYMEEAHALCDEIAIMDHGKIIARGSPKELLTSHFSDTVLEFHNRDAEAACKSLGLHPIAHGEHFSVTTPDVNHTLEQLMQKGVSLNQMNVRHATLEDLFIELTGKELRS, encoded by the coding sequence ATGGAACAGACGCTCGAAGTCAAAAACCTGCACAAAAACTTTAAGAAACTCAATGCTGTAAACGGAATATCCTTTTCTATTCCCGCCGGCAGCTGTTTTGGCTTACTTGGACCCAACGGCGCAGGCAAAACCACTACCATAGAAATGCTGGAAGGCATTCAGCAAGCCAACAGCGGAGAAATCCTCTATAAAGGGCAATCTCTTGGGGATCGCTTCCGTGCCGAAGCCGGCATCATGTTCCAATCGACCGCCTTACCTGAATTTATTACTGTACAGGAAACTCTCGATTTATTTTCCAGCTTGTATGAAAAAACGGCTGCCATCGACACCTTGATCGATAAATGCGCACTATCCGAGTTTTTACAGCAGGACACCCAAAGCCTGTCCGGAGGACAAAGACAACGGGTATTGTTAGCCATTGCTCTGATTAATGACCCGGAAATCATATTTTTGGATGAACCCACCACCGGACTTGATCCTCAGTCCAGACGTAATTTCTGGGATTTAATCAATCAAATCAAACAGGACAACAAAACCATTCTGATTACCACCCACTATATGGAAGAAGCCCACGCCCTATGCGATGAAATCGCCATTATGGATCATGGTAAAATCATCGCCCGTGGCTCTCCCAAGGAACTGTTAACCAGCCACTTTAGTGACACTGTATTGGAATTCCACAACCGGGACGCCGAAGCCGCCTGCAAAAGCTTAGGACTGCACCCCATAGCCCATGGCGAGCACTTTTCCGTGACCACTCCCGATGTTAACCATACCCTGGAACAACTGATGCAAAAAGGCGTTTCCCTGAACCAAATGAATGTACGCCACGCAACCCTGGAAGACTTGTTCATTGAATTGACGGGCAAGGAGTTGCGATCATGA